The genomic DNA TGTACCGCGGACTGCGGCACGCCGGTGCCCCGCGAGCCTGGGGTGGACGCCCACATCATCAGCTCCATGTTGGCCTACAGCACCCTGGGCCTCGGGGCCATACAGGCGGTGATCCTCGCCGTGCTGGATTACCGCCTGCGCCACCGCCAGATGGGCGGTTTCGTGCGCCAACTCCCCGCCCTGCACACCATGGAAAAGCAGCTGTTCGGCATGCTCTGGCTGGGCTTTGTCCTGCTGACCGTCGGCCTGGTCACCGGCATGGTGTTCGTCCAGGACCTGTTCGGCCAGCACCTGGTGCACAAGACCACCCTGTCCGTTGTGGCCTGGGTAGTCTTCGGCACGCTGCTGGTGGGCCGCTGGCGGATGGGCTGGCGCGGCCAAACAGCAGTGCGCTGGACGCTGGGCGGGTTTGTCGCCCTGGCGCTGGCCTACTTCGGCAGCAAGTTCGTGCTGGAACTGCTGCTCGGCTGACCCTATCCCGATCCGCCGCCGCTCAGCCCTGAAACCAGGCCGGCTCGTTCCCAGGCTTCCATTTGATGTTACAGCCAAGGCTCGGCCGCTGTGCGTCCGCGGCTAGCGTCTCACCCCGCAGCAGCGCATCCGCCGCCGCCCGCAGGTCCCGTCCGTCCACCGGTTCATCGTTGCCCGGCGTGGCCGCGTCAAAACGCCCGCGGTAAACCAGCTTCAGGTCGGCATCGAACAGGAAAAAATCCGGGGTGCAGGCCGCCCCGTAGGCCTTGGCCACCGCCTGGGTCTCGTCCAGCAAGTAGGGAAACTCGTACCCCGCCACCTGCTTCTCCTTCACCATGGCCTCGAGGTTATCCTGGGGATAGGCCTCCACATCATTGGCACTGATGGCCACCATGTTGATGCCGTGCGCCGCGTAATCCCGAGCGAACTCAGCCAGGGCACCGCGGATATGCTTGACGAACGGGCAGTGGTTACAGATGAAAGCCACCACCAGGCCACGCTCGCCGCGCACCGCCTCCAGGGCAATCTCGCCCCCTTCTGTAGAGGGCAACCGAAACTCCGGTGCCCGCGTGCCTAACGGCGTCATTGTCGATTCCGTCTTGACCATGTCTATCCCCTCCTTCCGAGGTCAACCACAGGTATCCAGGCCCCGCCATGACCGGCCGGGTGTTGTCCCACAACGTACCGCCCGCCACCGGAAATAGAAAAGGCCCGCCGGGTGCCGGCAGGCCTTTTCAACCCGCTGGGTTCCGCCCCGCAGGGCGCGGAACCGTTGCGAGGAGGCGCTTAGTCCTCCTGCTGGGCCTCGACCTCCTCGAGCAGCCGCTCAAGGATGCGGCCACCGCGCTCGCCCGCCATGTCCACGTAGGTATCGCGGACCGGCATGCTGGCCTCGCGGAAGGCCTCGCGGGTGTCCTCATCGATGTCGATGATCTCCACCTCGGGGCGCG from Alkalispirillum mobile includes the following:
- a CDS encoding cytochrome C assembly family protein: MLFFIAILAAALYLVAGGLLLQGLVRGKTDALRRNLPLWLAAGGALLHAIVAWSAVWTDAGLNLGFFNAWAVVSLFMVAGMLVATSRLPVCHLGIILLPMAALGVLLACTADCGTPVPREPGVDAHIISSMLAYSTLGLGAIQAVILAVLDYRLRHRQMGGFVRQLPALHTMEKQLFGMLWLGFVLLTVGLVTGMVFVQDLFGQHLVHKTTLSVVAWVVFGTLLVGRWRMGWRGQTAVRWTLGGFVALALAYFGSKFVLELLLG
- a CDS encoding thioredoxin family protein, giving the protein MVKTESTMTPLGTRAPEFRLPSTEGGEIALEAVRGERGLVVAFICNHCPFVKHIRGALAEFARDYAAHGINMVAISANDVEAYPQDNLEAMVKEKQVAGYEFPYLLDETQAVAKAYGAACTPDFFLFDADLKLVYRGRFDAATPGNDEPVDGRDLRAAADALLRGETLAADAQRPSLGCNIKWKPGNEPAWFQG